Proteins encoded in a region of the Panicum hallii strain FIL2 chromosome 3, PHallii_v3.1, whole genome shotgun sequence genome:
- the LOC112884570 gene encoding regulatory-associated protein of TOR 2 isoform X1: protein MALGDLMASRLVHSSSSPSPSTAAPTAPLPNHHHNHVTDDLPVANGPEPRNGLEPAEVEKPAPVAYLPQVVVLCEQRHEGIDEAAAAAAGPSTSGLVSKWRPKDRMKTGCVALVLCLNISVDPPDVIKISPCARMECWIDPFSMAPPKALENIGKTLHSQYERWQPKARYKLQLDPTVEEVKKLCNTCRKYARSERVLFHYNGHGVPKPTTNGEIWVFNKSYTQYIPLPITDLDSWLKTPSIYVFDCSAAGIIVKAFLERLDWSSSSSSSSQKDCILLAACEAHQTLPQSAEFPADVFTACLTTPIKMALHWFCKRSLLRGSMDHSLIDQIPGRQNDRKTLLGELNWIFTAITDTIAWNVLPHDLFQRLFRQDLLVASLFRNFLLAERIMRSANCSPISYPLLPPTHQHHMWDAWDMAAEICLSKLPQLIADPNAEFQPSPFFTEQLTAFEVWLDHGSEDKKPPEQLPIVLQAVQGHLHNRSLANRPIQATKHPSLHYASLDRSLCSLPITTLEVLLSQSHRFRALVLLGRFLDMGPWAVDLALSVGIFPYVLKLLQTSAMELRQILVFIWTKILSLDKSCQVDLVKDGGHAYFIRFLDSLDAYPEQRAMAAFVLAVIVDGHRKGQEACIHACLIDVCLRHLQPENPHDAQTEPLLLQWLCLCLGKLWEDFPEAQLLGLQSNAPEILIYLLSEPQPEVRASAVFALGNLLDMGSTSSNGVDDDSDDDEKVKAEINVIQSLLQVSSDGSPLVRCEVAIALTRFASGHNKHLKSVAAEYWKPQTNSLLKSLPSLANISSPNNIYSPNNIRQGSSGLASHIGPVLRVGSDSSATGRDGRVSTSSPIATSSIMHGSPQSDDSSQHSDSGILLRENASNGGLSYTRSRPVDSVIYSQYISTMCSVAKDPYPRIATIGRRALSLIGVEQVVMKNSRFNSGGAHQGETSVPPSNFGMARSSSWFDMNSGNFSIAFRTPPVSPPQHDYLTGLRRVCSMEFKSHPMNSPEGLADPLLSSAATPSNAELSILPQSTIYNWSCGHFARPLLTGSDDNEEAHARREEREQIALDCIAKCQRSSACKMTSQIASWDTRFDSGTKAALLLPFSPIVIAADENEQIRVWNYDDALPVNSFQNHKLSDRGLSKLLLINELDESLLLAASSDGNVRIWKNFTQKGGQKLVTAFSSVQGHRAAGRSIVIDWQQQSGCLYASGDMSSILVWDLDKEQLLSTIQSSADSAISALSASQVRSGHFAAGFADGSVRIFDVRSPDRLIYLARPHAPRTEKVVGIGFQPGFDPYKIVSASQAGDIQFLDVRRAAEPYLTIEAHRGSLTALAVHRHAPVVASGSAKQMIKVFSLEGEQLTIIRYQPSFMGQRIGSVNCLSFHPYKSLLAAGAGDNALVSIYAEENYK, encoded by the exons ATGGCATTGGGAGATCTCATGGCGTCCAGGCTCGTCCACTCCTCGTCCTCGCCGTCGCCATCGACGGCCGCGCCCACGGCACCGCTGCCGAATCACCACCACAACCACGTCACGGATGACCTCCCCGTTGCCAACGGGCCGGAGCCCAGGAATGGGCTGGAACCCGCCGAGGTGGAGAAGCCGGCGCCCGTGGCGTACCTGCCCCAGGTGGTGGTGCTGTGCGAGCAGCGCCACGAGGGGATCGACGAggctgcggccgccgccgccgggccctcCACCAGCGGCCTTGTCTCCAAGTGGCGCCCAAAGGACCGG ATGAAGACTGGATGTGTTGCACTTGTATTATGTTTAAACATTAGTGTTGATCCACCAGATGTAATTAAAATCTCCCCTTGCGCAAGAATGGAGTGCTGGATAG ATCCATTTTCTATGGCACCTCCTAAAGCCCTTGAAAATATTGGAAAAACGTTGCACTCACAGTATGAGCGCTGGCAACCTAAG GCTCGTTACAAGCTTCAGCTAGATCCAACTGTGGAGGAAGTTAAGAAGCTTTGTAATACTTGCCGCAAATATGCCAGATCAGAGAGAGTCCTTTTCCATTACAATGGCCATGGTGTACCAAAGCCTACAACTAATGGTGAGATTTGGGTGTTTAACAAG AGTTACACGCAGTATATTCCACTTCCGATTACTGATCTTGATTCTTGGCTAAAAACACCTTCCATTTATGTTTTTGACTGCTCAGCAGCTGGAATTATTGTGAAAGCTTTTCTAGAG CGCCTAGACTGGAGTTCTAGCTCCTCTTCATCTTCGCAGAAGGATTGCATTCTTCTTGCTGCCTGCGAAGCACATCAAACTCTTCCCCAGAGTGCAGAATTTCCTGCTGATGTGTTTACGGCTTGCCTCACAACACCCATCAAGATGGCACTGCACTG GTTTTGTAAGAGATCATTACTCCGTGGTTCTATGGATCATTCTCTTATTGACCAAATTCCTGGAAGGCAAAATGACCGTAAAACTCTTCTTGGAGAGCTGAATTGGATTTTCACTGCCATTACAGACACTATTGCATGGAATGTTCTTCCTCATG ATCTGTTCCAAAGGCTTTTCAGGCAAGATCTTCTGGTTGCTAGTCTCTTCCGTAACTTCTTGCTTGCTGAGAGAATCATGCGATCCGCAAATTGTTCTCCAATTTCTTACCCGTTGTTACCACCGACACATCAACACCATATGTG GGACGCATGGGACATGGCTGCTGAGATTTGCCTTTCCAAGCTTCCTCAGTTAATTGCTGATCCAAATGCAGAGTTTCAG CCGAGCCCTTTTTTCACGGAACAACTGACGGCTTTTGAAGTGTGGCTTGATCATGGTTCTGAGGACAAGAAGCCCCCTGAACAGTTGCCTATAGTTCTACAG GCCGTACAGGGCCATTTGCACAACCGGAGCCTGGCTAACAGGCCTATTCAGGCTACCAAACATCCAAGCCTGCACTATGCAAGCCTGGATAGGTCCTTATGCAGCCTACCAATCACAACCTTAGAA GTCCTGCTTAGTCAATCACATAGATTTAGAGCACTTGTTCTGCTTGGAAGATTTCTTGACATGGGACCATGGGCAGTTGATTTG GCCCTGTCTGTTGGAATCTTCCCTTATGTGCTCAAACTGCTTCAAACAAGTGCAATGGAGTTGCGTCAAATTCTTGTGTTCATATGGACGAAAATTCTATCTCTTGATAAG TCGTGCCAGGTTGACTTGGTTAAAGATGGAGGACATGCATATTTTATCAGATTTCTTGACAGTTTGGATGCTTACCCAGAGCAGCGTGCAATGGCCGCTTTCGTTTTAGCAGTTATTGTGGATGGGCATAGGAAGGGTCAAGAGGCCTGTATTCATGCATGTCTTATAGATGTTTGTCTGAGACATCTGCAACCTGAAAATCCTCATGATGCACAGACAGAGCCTTTGCTTTTGCAGTGGCTTTGTTTATGCCTTGGCAAACTCTGGGAAGATTTTCCTGAGGCTCAGTTACTTGGTCTGCAATCAAATGCACCAGAAATTTTAATTTATTTGTTATCGGAGCCACAACCTGAG GTCAGAGCTTCTGCTGTTTTTGCACTTGGGAATCTCCTGGATATGGGATCAACATCATCAAATGGTGTTGATGATGATTCTGATGACGATGAAAAAGTAAAAGCTGAAATAAATGTCATTCAAAGCCTTCTGCAGGTCTCTTCAGATGGTAGCCCCCTTGTTAGATGTGAGGTTGCTATAG CGCTTACTCGTTTTGCATCTGGTCACAATAAGCATCTCAAATCTGTTGCTGCTGAGTATTGGAAACCTCAAACCAATTCATTGCTGAAGTCACTACCATCACTGGCCAATATAAGTAGTCCAAACAATATCTACAGTCCCAACAACATCCGACAAGGCAGCAGTGGCCTTGCTTCTCATATTGGTCCTGTGCTAAGGGTTGGCAGTGATAGCAGTGCCACTGGTCGTGATGGAAGGGTTTCTACGAGCAGCCCGATTGCAACAAGTAGCATCATGCATGGCTCTCCCCAGTCAGATGATTCTTCCCAACACTCTGATTCAGGCATATTACTGAGGGAGAATGCAAGTAATGGTGGCCTCAGCTACACTAGATCGAGGCCTGTTGACAGTGTCATTTATTCTCAATATATATCAACTATGTGTTCTGTTGCTAAAGATCCTTACCCAAGAATTGCAACTATTGGTCGGAGAGCACTGTCCCTTATAGGTGTCGAGCAAGTGGTCATGAAAAATAGTAGATTTAACAGTGGAGGTGCACATCAAGGAGAGACATCTGTACCTCCATCAAACTTTGGAATGGCACGCTCTTCTTCCTGGTTTGATATGAATTCTG GGAACTTCTCAATTGCATTTAGGACGCCTCCTGTTAGCCCCCCTCAACATGATTATCTTACAGGATTACGCCGAGTCTGTTCTATGGAGTTCAAATCACATCCTATGAATTCTCCTGAGGGCTTAGCTGATCCCCTTTTAAGCTCTGCTGCGACTCCCAGTAATGCTGAACTAAGCATACTTCCCCAATCAACAATTTACAACTGGAGTTGTGGACACTTCGCTAGGCCACTTTTAACTGGTTCTGATGATAATGAAGAAGCCCATGCtagaagagaagagagagaacaAATTGCACTAGATTGCATTGCTAAGTGCCAGCGATCAT CAGCTTGCAAGATGACAAGCCAAATTGCTAGTTGGGATACAAGGTTTGATTCAGGTACAAAAGCAGCATTATTGTTGCCATTTTCTCCAATCGTCATTGCAGCTGATGAAAATGAACAAATAAG AGTGTGGAACTACGATGATGCACTACCAGTGAACTCTTTTCAAAACCATAAATTGTCCGACAGAGGGCTATCGAAACTCTTGCTTATCAATGAGCTTGATGAGAGCTTGCTTTTAGCTGCCTCAA GTGATGGAAATGTACGTATATGGAAAAATTTTACTCAAAAGGGAGGACAAAAACTTGTAACTGCTTTCTCATCGGTTCAGGGTCATCGAGCTGCTGGTCGCAGTATTGTGATCGATTGGCAGCAGCAATCTGGTTGCCTG TATGCATCTGGTGACATGTCTTCCATCTTGGTATGGGATCTTGACAAGGAACAACTTCTCAGCACCATTCAGTCATCTGCTGACAGTGCAATTTCTGCCCTG TCTGCGTCTCAGGTCCGCTCTGGACACtttgctgctggttttgctgaTGGTTCTGTCAGGATATTTGATGTTCGCTCTCCTGATAG GCTGATCTATTTGGCAAGGCCACATGCCCCAAGAACGGAAAAGGTTGTGGGCATAGGGTTTCAACCTGGGTTTGATCCATACAAG
- the LOC112884570 gene encoding regulatory-associated protein of TOR 2 isoform X3, translated as MALGDLMASRLVHSSSSPSPSTAAPTAPLPNHHHNHVTDDLPVANGPEPRNGLEPAEVEKPAPVAYLPQVVVLCEQRHEGIDEAAAAAAGPSTSGLVSKWRPKDRMKTGCVALVLCLNISVDPPDVIKISPCARMECWIDPFSMAPPKALENIGKTLHSQYERWQPKARYKLQLDPTVEEVKKLCNTCRKYARSERVLFHYNGHGVPKPTTNGEIWVFNKSYTQYIPLPITDLDSWLKTPSIYVFDCSAAGIIVKAFLERLDWSSSSSSSSQKDCILLAACEAHQTLPQSAEFPADVFTACLTTPIKMALHWFCKRSLLRGSMDHSLIDQIPGRQNDRKTLLGELNWIFTAITDTIAWNVLPHDLFQRLFRQDLLVASLFRNFLLAERIMRSANCSPISYPLLPPTHQHHMWDAWDMAAEICLSKLPQLIADPNAEFQPSPFFTEQLTAFEVWLDHGSEDKKPPEQLPIVLQVLLSQSHRFRALVLLGRFLDMGPWAVDLALSVGIFPYVLKLLQTSAMELRQILVFIWTKILSLDKSCQVDLVKDGGHAYFIRFLDSLDAYPEQRAMAAFVLAVIVDGHRKGQEACIHACLIDVCLRHLQPENPHDAQTEPLLLQWLCLCLGKLWEDFPEAQLLGLQSNAPEILIYLLSEPQPEVRASAVFALGNLLDMGSTSSNGVDDDSDDDEKVKAEINVIQSLLQVSSDGSPLVRCEVAIALTRFASGHNKHLKSVAAEYWKPQTNSLLKSLPSLANISSPNNIYSPNNIRQGSSGLASHIGPVLRVGSDSSATGRDGRVSTSSPIATSSIMHGSPQSDDSSQHSDSGILLRENASNGGLSYTRSRPVDSVIYSQYISTMCSVAKDPYPRIATIGRRALSLIGVEQVVMKNSRFNSGGAHQGETSVPPSNFGMARSSSWFDMNSGNFSIAFRTPPVSPPQHDYLTGLRRVCSMEFKSHPMNSPEGLADPLLSSAATPSNAELSILPQSTIYNWSCGHFARPLLTGSDDNEEAHARREEREQIALDCIAKCQRSSACKMTSQIASWDTRFDSGTKAALLLPFSPIVIAADENEQIRVWNYDDALPVNSFQNHKLSDRGLSKLLLINELDESLLLAASSDGNVRIWKNFTQKGGQKLVTAFSSVQGHRAAGRSIVIDWQQQSGCLYASGDMSSILVWDLDKEQLLSTIQSSADSAISALSASQVRSGHFAAGFADGSVRIFDVRSPDRLIYLARPHAPRTEKVVGIGFQPGFDPYKIVSASQAGDIQFLDVRRAAEPYLTIEAHRGSLTALAVHRHAPVVASGSAKQMIKVFSLEGEQLTIIRYQPSFMGQRIGSVNCLSFHPYKSLLAAGAGDNALVSIYAEENYK; from the exons ATGGCATTGGGAGATCTCATGGCGTCCAGGCTCGTCCACTCCTCGTCCTCGCCGTCGCCATCGACGGCCGCGCCCACGGCACCGCTGCCGAATCACCACCACAACCACGTCACGGATGACCTCCCCGTTGCCAACGGGCCGGAGCCCAGGAATGGGCTGGAACCCGCCGAGGTGGAGAAGCCGGCGCCCGTGGCGTACCTGCCCCAGGTGGTGGTGCTGTGCGAGCAGCGCCACGAGGGGATCGACGAggctgcggccgccgccgccgggccctcCACCAGCGGCCTTGTCTCCAAGTGGCGCCCAAAGGACCGG ATGAAGACTGGATGTGTTGCACTTGTATTATGTTTAAACATTAGTGTTGATCCACCAGATGTAATTAAAATCTCCCCTTGCGCAAGAATGGAGTGCTGGATAG ATCCATTTTCTATGGCACCTCCTAAAGCCCTTGAAAATATTGGAAAAACGTTGCACTCACAGTATGAGCGCTGGCAACCTAAG GCTCGTTACAAGCTTCAGCTAGATCCAACTGTGGAGGAAGTTAAGAAGCTTTGTAATACTTGCCGCAAATATGCCAGATCAGAGAGAGTCCTTTTCCATTACAATGGCCATGGTGTACCAAAGCCTACAACTAATGGTGAGATTTGGGTGTTTAACAAG AGTTACACGCAGTATATTCCACTTCCGATTACTGATCTTGATTCTTGGCTAAAAACACCTTCCATTTATGTTTTTGACTGCTCAGCAGCTGGAATTATTGTGAAAGCTTTTCTAGAG CGCCTAGACTGGAGTTCTAGCTCCTCTTCATCTTCGCAGAAGGATTGCATTCTTCTTGCTGCCTGCGAAGCACATCAAACTCTTCCCCAGAGTGCAGAATTTCCTGCTGATGTGTTTACGGCTTGCCTCACAACACCCATCAAGATGGCACTGCACTG GTTTTGTAAGAGATCATTACTCCGTGGTTCTATGGATCATTCTCTTATTGACCAAATTCCTGGAAGGCAAAATGACCGTAAAACTCTTCTTGGAGAGCTGAATTGGATTTTCACTGCCATTACAGACACTATTGCATGGAATGTTCTTCCTCATG ATCTGTTCCAAAGGCTTTTCAGGCAAGATCTTCTGGTTGCTAGTCTCTTCCGTAACTTCTTGCTTGCTGAGAGAATCATGCGATCCGCAAATTGTTCTCCAATTTCTTACCCGTTGTTACCACCGACACATCAACACCATATGTG GGACGCATGGGACATGGCTGCTGAGATTTGCCTTTCCAAGCTTCCTCAGTTAATTGCTGATCCAAATGCAGAGTTTCAG CCGAGCCCTTTTTTCACGGAACAACTGACGGCTTTTGAAGTGTGGCTTGATCATGGTTCTGAGGACAAGAAGCCCCCTGAACAGTTGCCTATAGTTCTACAG GTCCTGCTTAGTCAATCACATAGATTTAGAGCACTTGTTCTGCTTGGAAGATTTCTTGACATGGGACCATGGGCAGTTGATTTG GCCCTGTCTGTTGGAATCTTCCCTTATGTGCTCAAACTGCTTCAAACAAGTGCAATGGAGTTGCGTCAAATTCTTGTGTTCATATGGACGAAAATTCTATCTCTTGATAAG TCGTGCCAGGTTGACTTGGTTAAAGATGGAGGACATGCATATTTTATCAGATTTCTTGACAGTTTGGATGCTTACCCAGAGCAGCGTGCAATGGCCGCTTTCGTTTTAGCAGTTATTGTGGATGGGCATAGGAAGGGTCAAGAGGCCTGTATTCATGCATGTCTTATAGATGTTTGTCTGAGACATCTGCAACCTGAAAATCCTCATGATGCACAGACAGAGCCTTTGCTTTTGCAGTGGCTTTGTTTATGCCTTGGCAAACTCTGGGAAGATTTTCCTGAGGCTCAGTTACTTGGTCTGCAATCAAATGCACCAGAAATTTTAATTTATTTGTTATCGGAGCCACAACCTGAG GTCAGAGCTTCTGCTGTTTTTGCACTTGGGAATCTCCTGGATATGGGATCAACATCATCAAATGGTGTTGATGATGATTCTGATGACGATGAAAAAGTAAAAGCTGAAATAAATGTCATTCAAAGCCTTCTGCAGGTCTCTTCAGATGGTAGCCCCCTTGTTAGATGTGAGGTTGCTATAG CGCTTACTCGTTTTGCATCTGGTCACAATAAGCATCTCAAATCTGTTGCTGCTGAGTATTGGAAACCTCAAACCAATTCATTGCTGAAGTCACTACCATCACTGGCCAATATAAGTAGTCCAAACAATATCTACAGTCCCAACAACATCCGACAAGGCAGCAGTGGCCTTGCTTCTCATATTGGTCCTGTGCTAAGGGTTGGCAGTGATAGCAGTGCCACTGGTCGTGATGGAAGGGTTTCTACGAGCAGCCCGATTGCAACAAGTAGCATCATGCATGGCTCTCCCCAGTCAGATGATTCTTCCCAACACTCTGATTCAGGCATATTACTGAGGGAGAATGCAAGTAATGGTGGCCTCAGCTACACTAGATCGAGGCCTGTTGACAGTGTCATTTATTCTCAATATATATCAACTATGTGTTCTGTTGCTAAAGATCCTTACCCAAGAATTGCAACTATTGGTCGGAGAGCACTGTCCCTTATAGGTGTCGAGCAAGTGGTCATGAAAAATAGTAGATTTAACAGTGGAGGTGCACATCAAGGAGAGACATCTGTACCTCCATCAAACTTTGGAATGGCACGCTCTTCTTCCTGGTTTGATATGAATTCTG GGAACTTCTCAATTGCATTTAGGACGCCTCCTGTTAGCCCCCCTCAACATGATTATCTTACAGGATTACGCCGAGTCTGTTCTATGGAGTTCAAATCACATCCTATGAATTCTCCTGAGGGCTTAGCTGATCCCCTTTTAAGCTCTGCTGCGACTCCCAGTAATGCTGAACTAAGCATACTTCCCCAATCAACAATTTACAACTGGAGTTGTGGACACTTCGCTAGGCCACTTTTAACTGGTTCTGATGATAATGAAGAAGCCCATGCtagaagagaagagagagaacaAATTGCACTAGATTGCATTGCTAAGTGCCAGCGATCAT CAGCTTGCAAGATGACAAGCCAAATTGCTAGTTGGGATACAAGGTTTGATTCAGGTACAAAAGCAGCATTATTGTTGCCATTTTCTCCAATCGTCATTGCAGCTGATGAAAATGAACAAATAAG AGTGTGGAACTACGATGATGCACTACCAGTGAACTCTTTTCAAAACCATAAATTGTCCGACAGAGGGCTATCGAAACTCTTGCTTATCAATGAGCTTGATGAGAGCTTGCTTTTAGCTGCCTCAA GTGATGGAAATGTACGTATATGGAAAAATTTTACTCAAAAGGGAGGACAAAAACTTGTAACTGCTTTCTCATCGGTTCAGGGTCATCGAGCTGCTGGTCGCAGTATTGTGATCGATTGGCAGCAGCAATCTGGTTGCCTG TATGCATCTGGTGACATGTCTTCCATCTTGGTATGGGATCTTGACAAGGAACAACTTCTCAGCACCATTCAGTCATCTGCTGACAGTGCAATTTCTGCCCTG TCTGCGTCTCAGGTCCGCTCTGGACACtttgctgctggttttgctgaTGGTTCTGTCAGGATATTTGATGTTCGCTCTCCTGATAG GCTGATCTATTTGGCAAGGCCACATGCCCCAAGAACGGAAAAGGTTGTGGGCATAGGGTTTCAACCTGGGTTTGATCCATACAAG